taacagcagatataacagcctcatataacaattttgacagtacagcgaccaggcgtcaaaagcgttgtggctcagcggaccctgtaaaacataacacgtaacaatgagcgtttgtttacaaacgtaaggataatgtaagttcttatttgtgaagttttttttattttaactataaatttttattatattgacacatgcttaccgataaagtgtcaaattttgttatgttatgttatatgttatgcatcgtgtggcttCGATTTCGAATTGAAACGTTCGATTTTCGAACGTTTCGATTTGAAACGTTTCATGACGCAGCAAAATTCACTCCATGCTAGTCTTTTGACAGTTCCAGTCTCGTCTGGCACGCGTTGTTTTTAAGGATGAAGCAATGAATGAACTTTTACCCATTGTTTTGTTATGACACATATCATTCCGCAGGCAAAATAGGTGCCTGATTTGACTTTTGACAGCTCTAACCTTCAAAGTGCTCGGCATTTTTGGCAAGGGGTGGCAGACTGAAACCTTACAAATAATTCCTACACGTATCGGTTCATTAGTGTTGTTAAATTAGTATGAACAGAGATTGAAAGTTGTTGTTTCGTATTGTGTCGTCATCCTACTTTTCTCCTACATCGTCAGCCTACTTTTGGGCGTCGCAGTTTATAGTTTTAATGTCGTCCCTGATTAATAACTCAGCATAATGAGTAGACTTCGAAAACTTTTACAGCAAATAAATTTGACCGAACCGCGACAGCAACCTTCGTATGTTATGCGGAAGGACTCGCTTATGTACGTCTCCCAAGAGGAGCCTGAAACCAGCTTTCCAATTAAACAATTTGTATCAGAGGATTTGGAAGTCAGCAGTCAGTACGGTGCACACAACAGTATCACTTATACTGCCCTCAACTTGCGAGGGAAAACAAACCGCTTTCCGTCTTCTGGTGATTTTTCGGATACTTATATGCTGGTAATTGTAAACAACGCTAGGTTGttttaacattgtctctgaatatttgatttagtattatggttttcttttttgttgttctctAGGCACAGTACGGGCGCTGGTGGCAAGAGGCACCGTCGTTTAGTCCGGACTTTGGAATTGCAAATTTACCAATCGAGTTAAATTGTCCTGTGGACGACTACATTGTAGTTAAGTTCGAGCAAGCCGTTTACCCTACTCGCGTAGAAATTTTCGAAACGCTAAATGCCGGGTCGGTGTATCGCTTGTGGGTTTACACAGTCCTAAAAACATGGGTGCTCATCTGGGACCGCTCCGATGACACGGTGCTACAAAACGTACGGGGTGAAGGTACAGCCAGAATATTCGTTCCATGCATACGTCGCATCAATTCGATTACTAGTATTTTGAAGGTGGAATTCAGCCACCGCCATCAGTCGTATTATAGTGCCATCGATGCGATAGCATTATATGGCGAACCACCAAGCTGCGTTTCGAAAAGTACGGCAAAAACAAGCATCGTAAAAGATTCAACATCTGttgttgaaaatgaaaatagcaCGCTAACACTGAGTGACTTGCCGCAAGAAataatttatcacatttttaaATACTTGGACTTGATCTCTCTAAAGCAAGTAGAGCACGTTTGCCCTAAATTTGCTACTGTTACCAAAGATTGGCGCCTTTATCGGGAAGTAAATTTGCGTCCGTACTGGATGATGGCCGACGATGCCCTGATTGATTGGTTGGCAGAACGTGCCTCGCATATTGAGATGCTGGATTTATCTTGGTGTGGATCTTATGGTGGATTTGGCGAATCACATATCGAAAGGTGCGTAGCAGCTGTAGCTCATACAACTTATCTTATTATAGAATTTTCATCTATGTACCTGTGCTTTCAGACTACTACTTCATGGAGGCGCTGGTATTAAGAAAATACGAATCAATTGTAACTATCACGCGCACTTTGTGAGCCGGCTTATCTACAACAAAGGTCTAGAGTTGGAAGAATTTAGCGTTGCCAATTCGCCAATTGAGCCATACATTTGTTCGGACTATTTATGGCAATCCTTGCAACGGCTGAACGTGTCATATACCAACATTCGGACGCGTTCGTTGCTCGGAATCCTAAGCACAAGTCGTCATTTACGTCACTTGAACGTCAACTGTTGCACGACCCTTGACATGACGGCCGTGTTGGAAAAGCTCGGCACGAGTAATCTCGATCTTGTTAGTTGTAACGCATTCAAAACAGAACCATTTCCAGAATCGTCGTTACTGGCTCTTCGAAAATGCACCAAGCTCCAGGAGCTAGACATCGGCTGGTCGACCATCAATAACGAGTGGCCACCGTTAGCATTACAGGCATTGGTGCGAGAATGTGGTAGCGGGCTGAAGAAACTCTTTCTTGGAGCGATGAGGGGCTTACTCGACGATGACTTGCTGACCATCGCATCCCACTGTTCGGTATTAGAACAACTGGCTTTGGTTGGGTGTACGAACGTGACCCCAGCGGGGGTGGAAACGGTGCTCAGTAATTGTAGAACGCTGCGTCTTCTAGATGTCAGTCACTGCATGACCAGAGATTGTCAGAATCTAGCGACGTGGGCGAAGCTTTATCCACAGATAGACATTCAGTGTGTTGTACGTACAGAAGAAGACTAAAGCGAGTAAACCGCCGTTGATAGACAGCAGTGTATCCTCGCAAAAATACTGAACTAAAAGGTTGTAACTTATCGGACTGTCTAGCTTAGATACTTATTACAAATCTCATTTAACACTTAATAGGAAACTCAAACATGTATCAGTGCATTTTCCTTGTATTCGTTCTTTTGGAAATATAATATCCTAATACTATTACAGTAGCCGATGTTGATATTTGACGTACATAATAAGTGTTAGTTTTTCTATTAATTTTACTATAATAAATGTtgggtttgtttgggtttggggtGTGGATTTTATGAAAAGTCCATCAATATTTAACATGTTcctagttttttttatatattgaTATTTTATAGTTTATAGTCAACGAAATGAAGCGGTTCAAGGCAAATTAAAGGTAtgcgcttgagttctggtaAACTTTCAATCATAAGACGGAAGGGGTAGAAATACTTTGAACCTTGACAATACTTTATGCTTCTGCTTCTATGTAACATTTATGCTGTGACCTTTCTGCAGAACATCCGTCTATGGTGAACTGATTAATCAGATTTAATGCGAAAGACGTTAGTGCGGACCCTGATAGTCTTCTTCGATGTTGATAATTAATAACTACAGTGACAATCTGGATGCAATAACAACGCAATGCAATCAACAAATACAATGCAAAAATATACGTTTAGGATAAGATAAGGTTCACCCCGTTCCTACAGACGACAATGAAAACCAtcaaagcgaaagagagagaatcAATTATTTCATTATGCGACTACGGCAACTTGTAGCTGTTGATGGCTTTTAAGATAGTTCGATCAAATGTTTCATCGGTTCCGAAGGATAAATCGCCCATAGTACGATGCATCTTCTTGGCCATTAGCTTGCCGGAGAACGGTGTACTTCCACTGGCAAAGGTGCTGTAGGTGTAATGCTTGGCCTTGATCGTGTTGATCACTTGAAGTACGAGTTTGATCAGAAATACGGCAAAGGTAAGGAAGGAGATAGTGAGTAGAGCACCTTCTGCCGATGGGAAATCCATGCTGCCATCACTATCGCCGGCATGGTCGATCCATCTAGTTCGACGTAACTgccttcgtcgccgccgttgatTTCGTCGGATCGTCATAGAGGATTGGTTATCTATCCACAACCTAGCGATCCTTTGCTCTGCCAGTAAAATCAAATAGAATTAACTCTTAACTCTAGGAGTTCTTTTTTAATGTGTCCGTCATGTTTGCTACCTACCAATGTTGGCGAACAACAAATTCCGGAGACCAACCAATAGGTGAATCTTGCCGCTAACATTATATGCAGAGCGTAAGCCAAAGCTAGCTTGTAAGCAACGCAGAAAGTCAAAAAACGCAGCGAGTTCCTCGCCGGCTAGAGTCACCGATTGTTGGCCGTGAACAGGACAATCAATCACAGAGTTTGCAGGTGCAATGATATTCGTATGAAATGTTTTCTCGTTTAACGAATACATCCGTCCTCCATAATCATCAAAATCATCTATTTCCGTCGATATGGTGCTGTTAGTCGGCCTTGAAGGAGGTTGCTCAATGGACTTTTCTTCAAAGCGGAGAGGAAGCATCCCAATATGCTCCGTGCCCTGTTTAGCAGGTTGATGCTCACGTAGCGGTTCCACTTTACTCGAAGCATTCAGCGCCCGTACCTGGTGGAAGCCAACTGGTTCTAACGTCCTACTGTCGTAGTTAAGCAAATTTCTTACCAAGCGTTCGGAACCGTTCAAAGTATTCattggttttaaatttgaaagGAGACTAAAGTACGACAGGAAGCTGTCCGAATGTTCAGGTTTGATCGTAGAATTACGGTGAATTCGCGAAGCCACACTGGTACGATCACCTTGCACAGTTGAGGGCGGCGTGAAGTGGGAAATTTCTATCCAATTACCTCCAGTTCTTGGATCTCCGTGAAGGATCACAAGAAGCCACACGATAACCAAAAAATTCGCACAATTGTTCAATGAGCTGTTTGCCATTTGCCTTGCGATATACATTCGAAATTCTCGAATCGTTTTTGGTTGCTTTAATATTTCTTCGGTTGATAATGAATGCCTCTTGATGCCTCCTGATGTTAATGTAGCAGTGTGACACACGACTAAAACCGTTGTGCTGCATTCGGGATAAACTTGACACAGATTGTGAAGCAGTGCGTATATAGTCATCGAGCCGTATAATGATGGCCTCTATAAGTGTGCTCCGATTAGTGAGGCCCCGGAACGAAGTTATACTTGGCTTGGTAGATGCTACCAGATGCCAGAAAGTGTACACGGTGCAACGTTTTACATAGCAATGCATTATAGTTTTTTGGAAGGGGGAAGTATGAACTTGTAACTGCTACTATCGCCGGACAACAGAATCATCCTAGTATTTTGCAATCGTGATTGATTGAAATATAAATGATATACGTTTATCACGCGACAAGGGACTTGGGGGGAAAGCgcaacaaataaacaacgtAGCTTTTTCGAAGATAGAGATGAGAGAAGGTTCTTTTAATAAACAACAGATCGTAAAAACCTTATGCTCCTTAATAACGATTAAATGCAGTAATGGAACAATTAAGGCAAATTTAGATGATGAAACGTTTCGCCCATCTTTGGCCACTAGGGTTTGAGGAAACTTCctaaaatgaaacgaaagcaaGTAGGCGTGCATGGACATGGCGAAACCGCACGGAGCAGGAGATGGCACTACTGAAC
This window of the Anopheles cruzii chromosome X, idAnoCruzAS_RS32_06, whole genome shotgun sequence genome carries:
- the LOC128272416 gene encoding uncharacterized protein LOC128272416 isoform X1, with product MTIYALLHNLCQVYPECSTTVLVVCHTATLTSGGIKRHSLSTEEILKQPKTIREFRMYIARQMANSSLNNCANFLVIVWLLVILHGDPRTGGNWIEISHFTPPSTVQGDRTSVASRIHRNSTIKPEHSDSFLSYFSLLSNLKPMNTLNGSERLVRNLLNYDSRTLEPVGFHQVRALNASSKVEPLREHQPAKQGTEHIGMLPLRFEEKSIEQPPSRPTNSTISTEIDDFDDYGGRMYSLNEKTFHTNIIAPANSVIDCPVHGQQSVTLAGEELAAFFDFLRCLQASFGLRSAYNVSGKIHLLVGLRNLLFANIEQRIARLWIDNQSSMTIRRNQRRRRRQLRRTRWIDHAGDSDGSMDFPSAEGALLTISFLTFAVFLIKLVLQVINTIKAKHYTYSTFASGSTPFSGKLMAKKMHRTMGDLSFGTDETFDRTILKAINSYKLP
- the LOC128272399 gene encoding F-box/LRR-repeat protein 4 isoform X1, with protein sequence MSRLRKLLQQINLTEPRQQPSYVMRKDSLMYVSQEEPETSFPIKQFVSEDLEVSSQYGAHNSITYTALNLRGKTNRFPSSGDFSDTYMLAQYGRWWQEAPSFSPDFGIANLPIELNCPVDDYIVVKFEQAVYPTRVEIFETLNAGSVYRLWVYTVLKTWVLIWDRSDDTVLQNVRGEGTARIFVPCIRRINSITSILKVEFSHRHQSYYSAIDAIALYGEPPSCVSKSTAKTSIVKDSTSVVENENSTLTLSDLPQEIIYHIFKYLDLISLKQVEHVCPKFATVTKDWRLYREVNLRPYWMMADDALIDWLAERASHIEMLDLSWCGSYGGFGESHIERLLLHGGAGIKKIRINCNYHAHFVSRLIYNKGLELEEFSVANSPIEPYICSDYLWQSLQRLNVSYTNIRTRSLLGILSTSRHLRHLNVNCCTTLDMTAVLEKLGTSNLDLVSCNAFKTEPFPESSLLALRKCTKLQELDIGWSTINNEWPPLALQALVRECGSGLKKLFLGAMRGLLDDDLLTIASHCSVLEQLALVGCTNVTPAGVETVLSNCRTLRLLDVSHCMTRDCQNLATWAKLYPQIDIQCVVRTEED
- the LOC128272399 gene encoding F-box/LRR-repeat protein 4 isoform X2, with product MRKDSLMYVSQEEPETSFPIKQFVSEDLEVSSQYGAHNSITYTALNLRGKTNRFPSSGDFSDTYMLAQYGRWWQEAPSFSPDFGIANLPIELNCPVDDYIVVKFEQAVYPTRVEIFETLNAGSVYRLWVYTVLKTWVLIWDRSDDTVLQNVRGEGTARIFVPCIRRINSITSILKVEFSHRHQSYYSAIDAIALYGEPPSCVSKSTAKTSIVKDSTSVVENENSTLTLSDLPQEIIYHIFKYLDLISLKQVEHVCPKFATVTKDWRLYREVNLRPYWMMADDALIDWLAERASHIEMLDLSWCGSYGGFGESHIERLLLHGGAGIKKIRINCNYHAHFVSRLIYNKGLELEEFSVANSPIEPYICSDYLWQSLQRLNVSYTNIRTRSLLGILSTSRHLRHLNVNCCTTLDMTAVLEKLGTSNLDLVSCNAFKTEPFPESSLLALRKCTKLQELDIGWSTINNEWPPLALQALVRECGSGLKKLFLGAMRGLLDDDLLTIASHCSVLEQLALVGCTNVTPAGVETVLSNCRTLRLLDVSHCMTRDCQNLATWAKLYPQIDIQCVVRTEED
- the LOC128272416 gene encoding uncharacterized protein LOC128272416 isoform X2, yielding MTIYALLHNLCQVYPECSTTVLVVCHTATLTSGGIKRHSLSTEEILKQPKTIREFRMYIARQMANSSLNNCANFLVIVWLLVILHGDPRTGGNWIEISHFTPPSTVQGDRTSVASRIHRNSTIKPEHSDSFLSYFSLLSNLKPMNTLNGSERLVRALNASSKVEPLREHQPAKQGTEHIGMLPLRFEEKSIEQPPSRPTNSTISTEIDDFDDYGGRMYSLNEKTFHTNIIAPANSVIDCPVHGQQSVTLAGEELAAFFDFLRCLQASFGLRSAYNVSGKIHLLVGLRNLLFANIEQRIARLWIDNQSSMTIRRNQRRRRRQLRRTRWIDHAGDSDGSMDFPSAEGALLTISFLTFAVFLIKLVLQVINTIKAKHYTYSTFASGSTPFSGKLMAKKMHRTMGDLSFGTDETFDRTILKAINSYKLP